One Rhea pennata isolate bPtePen1 unplaced genomic scaffold, bPtePen1.pri scaffold_26, whole genome shotgun sequence genomic region harbors:
- the LOC134154367 gene encoding olfactory receptor 14C36-like, producing MVKVWEETADFNISSSHPSAHQITEWGEQMSNSSSFNRFLLQAFANTRELQLLHFAFFLGIYLAAFLGNGLIITTIACNHRLHTPVYFFLLNLSILDLGTISTTVPKSMANSLWDTRAISYSGCAAQLFFLVLFIFAEYFLLTAMAYDRYIAICRPLHYGTLMGSRACVKMAAAAWASGFLCAVLHTANTFSIPLCQGNILEQFFCEIAQILKLSCSDTSLREVRLIVVSACLVSGCFVFTVLSYVEIFTAVLRIPSEQGQHKAFSMCLPHLAVVSLFVSTITFAHLKPPSISSPSLDLVMAVLYSVVPPTVNPLFYSMRNKELQDAVRKRIRWVQCREQ from the coding sequence GGGgagcaaatgtccaacagcagctccttcaacaGGTTCCTCCTCCAGGCATTTGCCAACacgcgggagctgcagctcctgcactttgCGTTCTTcttgggcatctacctggctgccttcctgggcaatggcctcatcatcacaaCCATAGCCTGCAACCACCGCCTCCACACCCCTgtgtacttcttcctcctcaacctctccatccttgaccttggcaccatctccaccactgtccccaaatccatggccaattccctgtgggacaccagagccatttcctactcaggatgtgctgcccagctcttttttcttgtccttttcatttttgctgagtattttcttctcactgccatggcctatgaccgctatattgccatctgcagacccTTGCACTATGGGACcctcatgggcagcagagcttgtgtcaaaatggcagcagctgcctgggccagtggttttctctgtgctgtcctgcacactgctaacacattttcaataccactctgccaaggcaacatcctagagcagttcttctgtgaaattgcccagatcctcaagctctcctgctcagacacCAGCCTCAGGGAAGTCAGGCTTATTGTGGTTAGTGCCTGTTTAGtctctgggtgttttgttttcactgtgctgtcctatgtggagatcttcactgctgtgctgaggatcccatCTGAGCAGGGCCaacacaaagccttttccatgtgcctccctcacctggctgtggtctccctcTTTGTCAGCACTATTACGTTTGCCCATCTGAAGCcgccctccatctcctccccatctctggaTCTGGTGATGGCAGTTCTGTACTCTGTTGTGCCTCCAACAGTAAACCCGCTcttctacagcatgaggaacaaggagctgcaagatgcagtgaggaagcgGATCAGGTGGGTACAATGTCGGGAGCAGTAA